The Hydrogenophaga crocea genome contains a region encoding:
- a CDS encoding aspartate/glutamate racemase family protein, which produces MKILLINPNTSRGMTEGIAAAARAVAAPGTRIVATQPTFGPVSIESHFDEAIAAAGVAEQVRLAAEPPDAVVIACFGDPGLDAAREATSAPVIGIAEAAFQAAALLSTGFSVVTTMTRTCVMAERLLQRYGMHHACRGVHGTDVPVLALEDCSPDTLNQLEAAARTALARDRSGAIVLGCAGMAPLCRTLGERLGVPVIDGVAVAVKWAESLVSLGLRTSAHGDYAPPLPKPMAGWAGALRW; this is translated from the coding sequence TGAAGATCCTGCTGATCAACCCCAACACCTCGCGCGGCATGACCGAAGGCATCGCCGCGGCAGCGCGCGCGGTCGCCGCGCCGGGCACGCGGATCGTGGCCACGCAGCCCACCTTCGGTCCGGTGTCCATCGAGAGCCACTTCGACGAAGCCATCGCCGCGGCCGGCGTGGCCGAGCAGGTGCGCCTGGCCGCCGAGCCGCCCGACGCGGTGGTGATCGCCTGCTTCGGCGACCCGGGGCTGGACGCCGCGCGCGAGGCCACGTCGGCGCCGGTGATCGGCATCGCCGAGGCCGCGTTCCAGGCCGCGGCCCTGCTGAGCACCGGCTTCTCGGTGGTGACCACCATGACGCGCACCTGCGTGATGGCCGAGCGGCTGCTGCAGCGCTACGGCATGCACCACGCCTGCCGCGGCGTGCACGGCACCGACGTGCCGGTGCTCGCGCTGGAAGACTGCAGCCCCGACACCCTGAACCAGCTGGAAGCGGCCGCGCGCACCGCCCTGGCGCGTGACCGCAGCGGCGCCATCGTGCTCGGCTGCGCGGGCATGGCGCCGCTGTGCCGCACGCTCGGCGAGCGCCTGGGCGTGCCCGTGATCGATGGCGTGGCGGTGGCGGTGAAGTGGGCGGAAAGCCTGGTGTCGCTGGGCCTGCGCACCAGCGCGCACGGCGACTATGCGCCGCCGCTGCCCAAGCCCATGGCGGGCTGGGCGGGGGCGCTGCGCTGGTGA